In Aliamphritea ceti, a single window of DNA contains:
- a CDS encoding transporter substrate-binding domain-containing protein: MLKSNWLISAFFICFSLQSFATETIVIGGDYSYPPYEFIDENGQPSGYNVELTRAIAEVMGMKIEFKMDRWSVVRDALKNGEIDALQGMVSSAERGKQFLFSPPHAIVHQSIFARRDDSRATTLTELKDRQVVVQKNGIMHDYLLQNNVGAIINTAETHADALRQLSAGKHDFALVANLPGLYLEQELGLNNIMPVGQPFQAQQYGYAVLQGNEALLARFSEGLAILNNTGRKQEIYNKWLGSLQDRGVPWRDIGKITFWASVLLLIFLSVAVIWNRLLKREVNKRTRELHIQQQQLIQADKMTSLGILVSGVAHEINNPTGLLLLNLPIIQDAWRDCELTLEERFREQGDFDLGGLPYSQMREEIPALLDDMHNGARRIKRIVNDLKDFSRQEDDDIQEAFNLNDVVNTTTRLLDNNINKYTDNFSTRLASHLPDSSGNAQRIEQVIINLIVNACQALDDRSSSIQLKTFYLPTQNLVGLDIIDQGHGIDPQDQPRLIDPFFTTRREHGGTGLGLSISSGIVKTHGGQLEFAANQPRGTRVRMTIACNPESL, encoded by the coding sequence TTGCTCAAGTCTAACTGGTTAATTTCAGCCTTTTTCATTTGCTTCTCGCTACAAAGTTTTGCGACCGAAACAATTGTCATAGGTGGTGATTACTCTTACCCCCCGTATGAATTCATCGACGAAAACGGCCAACCCAGCGGTTATAACGTTGAATTGACCCGAGCCATTGCCGAAGTAATGGGGATGAAAATCGAATTCAAAATGGATCGGTGGTCAGTGGTCAGAGACGCGCTTAAAAACGGTGAAATAGATGCACTGCAAGGCATGGTTAGCTCAGCGGAACGGGGGAAACAATTTCTCTTCAGCCCACCACACGCCATTGTCCATCAATCCATTTTTGCCCGGCGCGATGATTCGCGCGCGACCACTCTTACAGAGTTAAAAGACAGACAGGTCGTCGTCCAAAAAAATGGCATCATGCATGATTATTTATTACAGAATAACGTTGGCGCAATCATCAACACTGCAGAAACCCATGCTGATGCCCTGCGACAACTCTCTGCAGGTAAACATGACTTTGCACTGGTCGCCAATCTTCCAGGCCTGTATCTGGAGCAGGAATTAGGCCTCAATAACATCATGCCTGTGGGCCAGCCTTTTCAGGCTCAACAATATGGTTATGCCGTACTACAAGGCAATGAAGCACTATTGGCACGCTTCAGTGAGGGCCTGGCAATACTCAATAATACGGGCCGCAAGCAGGAAATTTACAACAAATGGCTAGGGTCATTACAGGACAGAGGTGTCCCCTGGCGCGACATAGGTAAAATTACATTCTGGGCATCTGTGCTGTTATTAATATTCTTAAGTGTCGCGGTAATCTGGAACCGGCTTTTGAAACGGGAAGTAAACAAGCGCACCAGAGAACTTCATATCCAGCAACAACAGCTCATTCAGGCCGACAAGATGACCTCCCTGGGCATTCTGGTTTCAGGTGTCGCCCATGAAATTAACAATCCTACCGGCCTTCTGCTCCTCAACTTGCCCATCATCCAGGATGCCTGGCGCGACTGCGAACTCACACTTGAAGAACGATTCAGGGAACAGGGGGATTTTGATCTGGGTGGCCTGCCCTATTCGCAAATGCGGGAAGAAATACCCGCCCTGCTCGATGACATGCACAACGGAGCAAGGCGTATAAAGCGCATAGTTAACGATCTGAAAGACTTCTCACGCCAGGAAGATGATGACATACAAGAAGCCTTCAACCTTAACGACGTAGTCAATACCACTACCCGACTGCTGGACAACAACATTAATAAATACACTGATAACTTCAGTACCCGTTTAGCAAGCCACCTACCCGATAGTAGCGGTAACGCACAACGTATCGAACAAGTAATCATTAACCTGATCGTCAATGCCTGCCAGGCACTGGATGACAGATCCAGCAGCATCCAACTGAAAACTTTTTATCTGCCCACCCAGAATTTGGTTGGATTAGACATCATCGATCAAGGCCATGGGATCGACCCGCAAGATCAACCACGACTGATTGATCCGTTTTTCACTACCCGACGCGAACATGGCGGCACAGGTCTCGGCCTGTCGATATCCAGTGGTATTGTTAAAACCCATGGCGGCCAGTTAGAATTCGCCGCCAATCAGCCCCGGGGAACCCGGGTACGAATGACAATTGCCTGTAACCCGGAAAGTCTATGA
- a CDS encoding flavodoxin family protein, whose amino-acid sequence MSQQVKIAIAYHSGFGHTEVLAHAVAAGAENAGAKAIAVSVADPDTLNWEQLAEADAIIFGTPTYMGSVSAPFKTFMDASSKIWAQQGWKDKLAAGFTNSSSQSGDKLNTLIQLSVYAASHSMNWISLGLMPGNNSSLGSNADLNRLGSFLGAMAQSNSDQCAEVTPPQSDRDTAQALGARVAAAAQRWQLKTEPCSH is encoded by the coding sequence ATGTCACAGCAGGTCAAAATCGCCATTGCTTACCACAGCGGCTTCGGTCACACCGAAGTACTGGCCCATGCAGTTGCAGCTGGTGCCGAAAACGCCGGTGCGAAAGCTATTGCCGTTTCAGTAGCAGACCCGGATACGCTGAACTGGGAACAACTGGCTGAAGCCGACGCTATTATTTTTGGCACGCCGACATATATGGGTAGCGTAAGCGCACCTTTTAAAACCTTTATGGATGCAAGTTCAAAAATCTGGGCGCAACAAGGCTGGAAAGACAAGCTGGCAGCAGGATTCACTAATTCGTCAAGCCAGAGTGGTGACAAATTAAATACGCTCATACAACTGTCCGTTTATGCCGCATCACACAGCATGAACTGGATCAGTCTGGGGCTGATGCCTGGTAATAACAGTAGCCTGGGCAGCAATGCAGACTTAAACAGATTAGGTAGTTTTTTGGGTGCGATGGCTCAAAGCAACAGCGACCAGTGTGCTGAAGTTACACCACCGCAATCGGATCGTGATACAGCACAGGCACTTGGTGCCAGAGTCGCTGCTGCCGCTCAGCGCTGGCAGTTAAAAACAGAGCCATGCAGCCACTAA
- a CDS encoding dicarboxylate/amino acid:cation symporter — translation MSDSSLAMNKGGAWRSMALWKKIFIGMLAGVAVGAFLGPDAEILKPIGTLFINAIKMLIVPLVFCSLVVGVTSMKDSAKMGRIGIKSIVIYLLSTAVAISIGLGLGTVFMPGEGLNMVADTSAAAAAKEAPSLVTTIINLIPKNPIEALASGKILQIIVFALGLGIALNMIGETGKPAIKLFNSLAEGMYKLTSMVMNFAPYGIFALMAWVAGKYGADVLLPLAKVIAAVYIGCIVHVLVVYTGAIALIAKLPPVQYLKGIVSAQMMAFTSTSSSGTLPVSLRCARENLGVSKGTASFVLPLGATINMDGTALYQGVAALFVAQAFGIDLSMADYMTIIATSTLASIGTAGVPGAGLIMLSLVLSTVGLPMEGLAIIAGIDRILDMARTCVNVSGDLMVSVLIGKSENELDTDVYKSDEPQVATQS, via the coding sequence ATGTCTGACTCATCCCTGGCCATGAACAAAGGTGGCGCCTGGCGCTCCATGGCACTCTGGAAAAAAATCTTCATCGGTATGCTTGCCGGTGTAGCTGTCGGCGCATTTCTCGGTCCTGATGCAGAAATACTGAAACCTATCGGTACCCTGTTCATCAACGCCATTAAAATGCTGATTGTCCCACTGGTATTCTGCTCTCTGGTCGTCGGTGTAACGTCCATGAAAGACAGCGCCAAAATGGGCCGCATCGGTATTAAATCCATTGTTATCTACCTGCTAAGCACAGCAGTAGCTATCTCAATTGGTTTAGGTTTAGGCACAGTATTCATGCCGGGTGAAGGTCTGAATATGGTTGCCGATACCAGCGCAGCAGCGGCGGCTAAAGAAGCACCAAGCCTGGTAACAACCATCATTAACCTGATTCCTAAAAACCCGATCGAAGCGCTGGCTAGCGGTAAAATTCTGCAGATCATCGTGTTCGCACTGGGTCTGGGTATCGCACTAAATATGATCGGCGAAACTGGCAAACCTGCAATCAAGCTGTTTAACAGTCTGGCTGAAGGTATGTACAAACTGACATCTATGGTAATGAACTTTGCCCCTTACGGTATCTTTGCCCTGATGGCATGGGTTGCTGGTAAATATGGCGCGGATGTCTTACTGCCATTGGCTAAAGTAATTGCAGCGGTTTACATCGGCTGCATCGTACATGTACTGGTGGTATACACCGGCGCAATTGCATTGATTGCCAAACTGCCGCCAGTTCAGTACCTGAAAGGTATTGTCAGCGCACAGATGATGGCTTTCACTTCGACTAGCAGCTCAGGTACGTTACCGGTTAGCCTGCGCTGTGCACGTGAAAATCTGGGTGTATCTAAAGGTACTGCCAGCTTTGTACTGCCGCTGGGTGCAACCATTAATATGGATGGTACTGCTCTGTATCAGGGCGTTGCGGCACTGTTTGTTGCCCAGGCTTTCGGTATTGATCTGAGCATGGCGGATTACATGACGATTATTGCCACTTCCACTCTGGCATCTATCGGCACTGCAGGTGTTCCGGGTGCAGGTCTGATTATGCTGTCACTGGTACTCAGCACTGTTGGTCTGCCAATGGAAGGTCTGGCGATCATTGCCGGTATCGACCGTATTCTGGATATGGCCCGTACCTGTGTGAATGTATCTGGTGACCTGATGGTTTCCGTCTTAATCGGTAAGAGTGAAAACGAGCTGGATACTGACGTCTATAAATCTGACGAGCCTCAGGTAGCCACTCAGAGCTAA
- a CDS encoding class I SAM-dependent methyltransferase, producing the protein MLNFSPSCERNQQPIFEQLDKLLVNSRRMLEIGSGSGQHALFFANQFPLLSWQPTELAMNHDALQINLAAGSVGNILAPKVVDVCQPDWGVEPVDVVFTANTLHIMGWAQVKCFFSGVGASLEHGGQLIVYGPFRYAGEYTSASNAEFDMWLQQRDPDSGIRDYSAVNALAESEGLRLTADVTMPANNQLLVWQKSDKGM; encoded by the coding sequence ATGCTTAACTTTTCGCCCAGTTGTGAGCGTAATCAGCAGCCAATTTTTGAGCAGCTAGACAAACTGTTGGTTAATAGCCGCAGAATGCTTGAGATTGGCAGCGGCTCTGGTCAACACGCGTTATTCTTCGCTAATCAGTTTCCTCTGCTTAGCTGGCAGCCTACAGAGCTGGCTATGAATCATGATGCATTGCAGATTAATCTGGCAGCTGGGTCGGTGGGGAATATTTTAGCGCCGAAGGTGGTTGATGTTTGTCAGCCTGACTGGGGTGTGGAGCCGGTTGATGTGGTTTTTACTGCCAATACATTACATATCATGGGATGGGCACAGGTGAAGTGCTTTTTTTCCGGAGTAGGGGCAAGTCTTGAGCATGGCGGACAGCTTATCGTTTATGGGCCATTCCGTTATGCCGGGGAGTATACCAGTGCGAGTAATGCTGAGTTTGATATGTGGTTACAGCAAAGGGATCCGGATAGCGGTATCCGGGATTATTCAGCGGTGAATGCGCTGGCTGAATCTGAAGGGCTGAGACTTACTGCAGACGTAACTATGCCGGCAAATAATCAGCTATTAGTGTGGCAGAAATCAGATAAAGGGATGTAA
- a CDS encoding cold-shock protein, protein MSDQLLSGVVKWFNDEKGFGFIERQGAPDVFVHFRAINGTGRRSLVEGQQVTFEVVEGQKGLQAENVTISA, encoded by the coding sequence ATGTCTGATCAACTATTATCTGGTGTAGTGAAATGGTTCAACGACGAAAAAGGTTTTGGCTTCATTGAACGCCAAGGTGCGCCTGACGTATTTGTACATTTTCGAGCAATCAACGGTACCGGGCGTCGCTCCTTGGTTGAAGGGCAACAGGTAACCTTCGAAGTGGTTGAAGGTCAGAAAGGGCTACAAGCTGAAAACGTAACTATTTCAGCTTAA
- a CDS encoding cold-shock protein, protein MSTTTGTVKWFNADKGYGFIEQESGPDVFVHFRAINTDGFKTLTEGQQVSFEVTQGQKGPQAENVSVL, encoded by the coding sequence ATGTCTACTACTACTGGTACCGTTAAATGGTTCAATGCCGATAAAGGCTATGGTTTTATCGAGCAGGAAAGCGGTCCTGACGTATTCGTTCACTTCCGTGCGATCAACACAGATGGCTTCAAGACTCTGACTGAAGGTCAGCAGGTTTCTTTTGAAGTTACTCAGGGCCAGAAAGGTCCTCAAGCTGAGAACGTTTCTGTTCTGTAA
- a CDS encoding aspartate ammonia-lyase, producing the protein MNSSNDTRLEQDLLGQAEIPKQAYYGIQTWRAQQNFDLSGVSLQHFPHLISALAMVKQSAARANHQLGFLDQEPADAIEQACRLIIDGQFHDAFIVDMIQGGAGTSTNMNANEVIANVALELSGHSKGDYQHLHPNNHVNMSQSTNDAYPTAVRLAILLSHGNLVDRLKSLQSSLILKAEEFNDILKMGRTQLQDAVPMTLGQEFNSWASTLGEDVQRIAGLAELLTEVNLGGTAIGTGINADKRYGKLAVSELARLSGYPLIQATDLVEASSDMGAFVLFSSMLKRLAIKLSKIANDLRLLSMGPRAGLNEINLPPQQPGSSIMPGKINPVIPEAVNQVAYQVMGNDLAVCMAAEAGQLQLNAMEPLIAFNVLESIRLLSQAMPMLEQRCIAGITANREHCRQLVDNSIGVVTALNPHIGYENATRIARQALHSGASVVELIREEQLLSEAQLAEILKPENMIHPGR; encoded by the coding sequence ATGAACAGTTCTAACGACACCCGCCTTGAACAGGACTTACTGGGACAGGCTGAAATTCCCAAACAAGCCTACTACGGTATTCAGACCTGGCGTGCCCAGCAGAATTTCGATTTAAGCGGTGTCAGCCTGCAACACTTCCCTCACCTGATTTCAGCACTGGCGATGGTTAAACAATCAGCTGCCCGCGCCAACCATCAACTGGGGTTTCTCGATCAGGAACCAGCCGATGCAATTGAGCAAGCCTGTCGGTTAATTATCGACGGACAGTTTCATGATGCGTTTATCGTCGACATGATTCAGGGCGGTGCAGGCACATCCACTAACATGAACGCCAATGAAGTCATTGCCAATGTAGCACTGGAATTATCTGGCCATAGCAAAGGTGACTATCAGCACCTACACCCCAACAATCACGTCAACATGTCGCAATCAACAAACGACGCTTATCCAACAGCCGTACGCCTGGCAATTTTACTCAGCCATGGCAATCTGGTTGACCGGCTAAAAAGCCTGCAAAGCAGCCTTATTCTGAAAGCTGAAGAATTTAACGACATTCTGAAAATGGGTCGTACTCAGCTTCAGGATGCCGTTCCAATGACACTGGGCCAGGAATTTAACAGCTGGGCTTCCACTCTGGGCGAAGACGTGCAGCGAATTGCCGGACTGGCCGAATTACTGACCGAAGTAAACCTGGGCGGCACAGCCATAGGCACCGGTATCAATGCCGATAAGCGCTATGGGAAGTTAGCCGTCAGTGAACTGGCCCGTCTCAGCGGTTACCCACTTATTCAGGCAACAGATTTAGTTGAAGCCAGTTCCGATATGGGTGCCTTTGTACTGTTCTCCAGCATGCTAAAACGGCTGGCCATTAAACTTTCAAAAATCGCCAACGACCTGCGCTTACTCAGCATGGGACCCCGTGCCGGCCTGAATGAAATCAACCTTCCACCACAGCAGCCAGGCAGTTCAATTATGCCGGGCAAGATCAACCCGGTAATCCCGGAAGCCGTGAATCAGGTTGCCTATCAGGTAATGGGCAATGACCTGGCCGTATGTATGGCTGCCGAAGCAGGTCAGTTACAACTGAATGCAATGGAACCTCTAATTGCCTTCAACGTTCTGGAATCTATTCGTTTACTTAGCCAGGCAATGCCCATGCTCGAGCAACGCTGCATAGCAGGCATTACAGCCAACCGGGAGCACTGCCGGCAATTAGTCGATAACAGTATCGGGGTGGTCACAGCTCTGAATCCACACATTGGATACGAAAACGCCACCCGTATTGCCCGCCAGGCCCTGCACTCAGGTGCCAGCGTGGTCGAGCTGATCCGTGAAGAACAACTGCTTTCTGAAGCTCAGCTGGCAGAAATTCTGAAACCGGAAAACATGATTCATCCCGGCCGTTAA
- a CDS encoding sigma-54-dependent transcriptional regulator — protein sequence MSNASLYPEFGILLVDDETSFLRSLSLTLRRSGNITHLHQCSDSREVMPLLASQNIGLVLLDLTMPHISGEQLLQQITESYPDIGVIIISGLNQVESAVSCLQQGAFDYFVKTSEEGRLIEGIKRAIRMQELLRENQALGQRMLSNTLEHPEIFEPIISRSKQMHGVFQYSESIAPSSQPLLICGESGTGKELLAKAVHQLSKRKGELVTVNIAGLDDHIFADTLFGHQRGAFTGADKDRPGLIEQASNGTLFLDEIGDLSPTSQIKLLRLLQEGEYYPLGSDRPKRSSARIIAATHQDLQHKQQDGDFRRDLYYRLCTHQVRIPPLRQRKEDLPLLLDHFLQLAAEDMHKTVPGYPPELTQLLATHSFPGNIRELRALVFDALSRHRSHLLSLDVFRQALNQVDEETPLTQDSAAVQFNPDSSLPTLTEINNLLVNEAMHRADNNQSLAARLLGISQPALSKRLKNMR from the coding sequence ATGAGTAACGCTAGTCTGTACCCTGAATTCGGCATTTTGCTGGTCGATGATGAAACCTCTTTTCTACGCAGCCTAAGTCTGACACTGAGACGTAGCGGCAATATTACCCATCTGCACCAATGCAGCGACAGCCGGGAAGTCATGCCTTTACTTGCCAGTCAAAATATCGGACTGGTATTACTGGATCTGACCATGCCGCACATTTCCGGTGAACAGCTACTACAGCAGATTACCGAAAGCTACCCGGATATTGGCGTGATAATTATCAGCGGACTGAATCAGGTAGAGTCCGCGGTTAGCTGTCTGCAGCAAGGTGCGTTTGACTACTTCGTCAAAACCAGTGAAGAAGGTCGCTTGATTGAAGGCATTAAACGCGCAATCCGGATGCAGGAATTGTTGCGCGAAAACCAGGCCCTCGGCCAGCGAATGCTCAGTAATACACTGGAGCATCCTGAAATATTCGAGCCGATTATCAGCCGTAGTAAACAAATGCATGGCGTCTTTCAGTACTCTGAATCAATCGCCCCCAGCTCTCAGCCATTACTGATTTGTGGCGAAAGTGGTACCGGTAAAGAACTGCTGGCAAAAGCGGTCCACCAGCTCAGTAAACGTAAAGGTGAACTGGTCACTGTTAATATCGCCGGGCTGGATGATCACATCTTTGCAGATACCCTGTTTGGCCACCAGCGAGGCGCCTTTACCGGTGCCGATAAGGACCGCCCGGGTCTGATCGAACAGGCCAGCAACGGTACACTTTTTCTCGATGAAATTGGTGATCTCAGCCCAACCTCTCAAATCAAATTATTACGCCTGCTACAGGAAGGCGAATACTATCCTCTGGGAAGCGACCGGCCTAAACGCAGCAGTGCCCGAATTATTGCAGCAACACACCAGGACCTGCAGCACAAACAGCAGGACGGAGACTTCAGACGGGATCTGTATTACCGGCTTTGCACTCACCAAGTGAGAATCCCTCCTTTGCGACAGCGTAAAGAAGATCTGCCGTTGCTGCTTGATCACTTTCTGCAATTGGCTGCAGAAGATATGCATAAAACAGTACCTGGTTACCCTCCGGAGCTTACTCAGCTACTGGCAACCCACAGCTTTCCTGGCAACATTCGTGAATTAAGGGCACTGGTGTTTGATGCCCTCAGCAGACACCGTTCACATTTGCTGTCACTGGACGTATTCAGACAGGCTCTGAATCAAGTTGATGAAGAAACACCTCTCACTCAGGACTCTGCAGCCGTGCAATTTAATCCTGATTCAAGCCTGCCGACACTCACTGAAATCAATAACTTGCTGGTTAATGAAGCAATGCACCGGGCAGACAATAACCAGTCACTGGCTGCACGCTTACTGGGAATTTCACAGCCGGCACTTAGTAAACGTTTAAAAAACATGCGCTAA
- a CDS encoding LysR family transcriptional regulator — MREVNLRSIDLNLLVVLLALLETRHVTRAADRLHMSQPAVSRALQRLRGTFDDELLVRTTAGYDLSARAVSLLPKLQTLLDDTAQLIAEPEFIPSQARDVVRFYGLDLEACCFLPPLMKVLYDEAPQMRMEMRSDPRNHFELLENGDVHFTITALSPDRSESQYRRLLMAQTHTVCLMGENHPLAKQELTLENYLAASHGIVSVTGQGMGIIDERLETLGKSRHLGLRLSNFMSVADFCETTDLLFVLPELIAKRIVDGRRVIYRTVPSPLQSQNINFYLYWHERYHRDPMCIWVRQQLMQSLQR; from the coding sequence ATGCGCGAAGTGAATTTAAGAAGCATCGACCTTAACCTTTTGGTGGTTTTATTAGCTCTTTTGGAAACCCGGCATGTAACCCGGGCTGCCGATCGTTTACATATGAGCCAGCCTGCAGTCAGCCGGGCATTGCAGCGTTTAAGAGGTACCTTTGATGATGAGCTGCTGGTACGTACGACAGCGGGATATGATTTAAGTGCCCGGGCGGTCAGTTTATTACCTAAATTACAGACACTGCTTGATGATACGGCGCAGTTAATTGCTGAACCTGAGTTTATTCCCTCGCAGGCTCGGGATGTGGTGCGCTTTTACGGTCTGGATTTAGAGGCTTGCTGTTTTTTACCGCCACTAATGAAAGTGTTGTATGACGAAGCACCACAAATGCGAATGGAGATGCGGTCTGATCCGCGAAATCATTTTGAGTTACTGGAAAATGGCGATGTGCATTTTACGATAACAGCATTGTCTCCTGATCGGTCGGAAAGTCAGTATCGGCGTTTACTCATGGCGCAAACACATACGGTTTGTCTGATGGGTGAAAATCATCCGTTGGCAAAACAGGAGTTGACGCTTGAGAATTATCTGGCAGCCAGCCATGGCATTGTGTCTGTGACGGGACAGGGAATGGGCATTATTGATGAGAGGCTTGAGACATTAGGCAAAAGCCGTCATTTAGGATTACGCCTGTCGAACTTTATGTCGGTAGCCGACTTCTGCGAAACCACTGATTTGCTGTTTGTATTGCCAGAGCTGATAGCTAAGCGAATCGTTGATGGCCGTCGGGTAATTTATCGGACAGTGCCGTCACCGTTGCAGTCGCAGAATATTAACTTTTATCTATACTGGCATGAGCGCTACCACCGGGATCCCATGTGCATCTGGGTGCGCCAACAATTGATGCAGAGTTTGCAGCGCTGA
- a CDS encoding peptidylprolyl isomerase encodes MARATARHILVNTEEQCNDLKTQIEAGADFAEVAQQHSGCPSKASGGDLGSFGPGQMVPEFDKVVFSAPVGEVQGPVKTQFGFHLVEVTSRED; translated from the coding sequence ATGGCAAGAGCAACTGCCCGTCACATTTTGGTTAACACTGAAGAGCAGTGTAATGATCTGAAAACTCAGATTGAAGCAGGTGCAGATTTTGCTGAGGTAGCTCAGCAGCATTCCGGTTGTCCTTCTAAGGCGTCCGGTGGAGATTTGGGTTCATTTGGCCCGGGTCAGATGGTACCTGAGTTTGATAAGGTTGTATTTTCTGCACCTGTAGGTGAAGTTCAGGGTCCGGTAAAGACTCAGTTCGGTTTTCACCTGGTAGAAGTAACCAGCCGCGAAGACTGA
- a CDS encoding cytochrome b, whose amino-acid sequence MSLSIKNTRSTYGLASISLHWIMALAIIGLYLLGLYIDSLDYYDPNYRTLPHWHKSIGIILLGFYVFRLAWNLINPHPEPLSQPALAQLATKIVHKLMYVLIILILVSGYLISTADGRAIAVFNWFEIPAIPALLERQEDTAGFLHYWLATGLISLAGLHALAALKHHFINKDQTLNRMLGKAQSTQE is encoded by the coding sequence ATGTCACTGTCAATTAAAAACACGAGAAGCACTTATGGCCTTGCCAGCATTTCATTGCACTGGATTATGGCGTTAGCAATTATTGGCTTGTATTTGCTCGGTTTGTATATAGATTCGTTAGATTATTACGACCCTAATTATCGGACCCTTCCACACTGGCATAAAAGCATAGGTATTATTTTGCTGGGCTTTTATGTATTCAGACTGGCCTGGAATCTGATTAATCCGCATCCGGAACCACTATCACAACCGGCACTGGCACAGTTAGCAACTAAAATCGTACATAAACTGATGTACGTACTGATAATTCTGATTTTAGTATCCGGCTATCTGATTTCAACGGCTGACGGACGTGCCATCGCTGTATTTAACTGGTTCGAAATACCTGCTATTCCAGCGTTACTGGAACGACAGGAAGATACAGCCGGATTCTTACACTACTGGCTGGCCACAGGCTTGATCTCCCTTGCCGGACTTCATGCTTTGGCTGCACTGAAGCACCATTTCATTAATAAAGACCAAACCCTGAATCGTATGTTAGGGAAAGCACAATCCACCCAGGAGTAA
- a CDS encoding YceI family protein → MKLNTTLAGALLATSILAAPGIQAADYTIDTKGAHASINFRVSHLGYSWLEGRFNEFGGQFSYDEANPNASTVEVEINTASVDSNHAERDKHIRSGDFLDVDTYPKASFKSTGFAADTGVLSGDLTLHGVTKPVQIQVSKIGQGDDPWGGYRAGFSGTTEFKMKDFGMTKNLGPASETVYMELHVEGIRQ, encoded by the coding sequence ATGAAACTGAACACGACTCTGGCCGGCGCATTACTGGCTACTTCAATCCTTGCTGCCCCAGGCATCCAGGCTGCTGACTACACGATCGATACTAAAGGCGCACACGCCTCTATTAATTTTCGTGTAAGTCACCTGGGCTACAGCTGGCTGGAAGGTCGCTTCAATGAGTTTGGCGGCCAGTTCAGCTACGACGAAGCGAACCCAAATGCTTCAACTGTAGAAGTTGAAATCAATACAGCAAGTGTTGATTCCAACCACGCTGAGCGTGATAAGCACATCCGTAGCGGAGATTTCCTGGATGTAGACACCTACCCAAAAGCAAGCTTCAAGAGCACAGGTTTTGCAGCTGACACTGGCGTGCTGAGTGGTGACCTTACCCTGCACGGTGTTACTAAGCCAGTACAGATCCAGGTATCTAAAATTGGCCAGGGTGATGACCCATGGGGCGGCTACCGTGCAGGCTTCAGCGGTACTACCGAATTCAAAATGAAAGATTTCGGAATGACTAAGAATCTGGGCCCGGCATCAGAGACCGTTTACATGGAATTGCATGTAGAAGGTATTCGTCAGTAA
- a CDS encoding DUF2058 domain-containing protein, translating into MAGSLQDQLLGAGLASKKQANKAKADQRKKTKQSKTVKKGQVYQDQDEIKRQATIAKQKEEKLAKDKALNKEREEQRLQKEIDAAARQIIQQNVISMPANGEVEYNFVDNGKIKKLYVNNELQNQLANGNLAIALLDNRHVIIPAGAAEKIFERRPELIISRQEKEDIDPDDPYADFQIPDDLMW; encoded by the coding sequence ATGGCAGGTTCACTTCAGGATCAACTACTCGGCGCCGGTCTGGCCTCTAAAAAACAGGCCAACAAAGCCAAAGCTGATCAGCGTAAAAAAACTAAGCAGTCAAAAACTGTTAAAAAAGGTCAGGTTTACCAGGACCAGGACGAGATAAAGCGTCAGGCAACTATTGCCAAACAGAAAGAAGAAAAACTGGCAAAAGATAAAGCGCTGAATAAAGAGCGGGAAGAACAGCGCCTGCAGAAAGAAATAGACGCAGCAGCCCGTCAGATCATTCAGCAAAATGTTATCAGCATGCCTGCAAACGGCGAGGTTGAATATAACTTCGTTGATAACGGTAAGATAAAGAAACTCTACGTTAATAATGAACTGCAAAATCAGTTAGCTAACGGCAATCTTGCAATCGCCCTGCTCGACAACCGTCATGTCATCATTCCCGCTGGCGCTGCAGAGAAGATTTTCGAACGTCGCCCGGAGCTGATCATTAGCCGACAGGAGAAAGAAGACATCGATCCGGATGATCCTTATGCCGACTTCCAGATTCCTGATGATTTAATGTGGTGA